The following proteins come from a genomic window of Gemmatimonadaceae bacterium:
- a CDS encoding MarR family winged helix-turn-helix transcriptional regulator gives MSKIAPSQAAGTPPRAHPPSGVTSAPRVIQTRNAEDPALRTWIVLARAYHTIVRAVSRDVSRHRLTLGQFAVMEALYHKGALPLGRVGSLLLVTAGNITYVVDQLERRGLVRRERRHGDRRVVYAALTAKGRAFIDEIFPSHARYIAELFDTLPPDEQNQLRRLLKKVGFAVAELEGDGKSD, from the coding sequence GTGTCGAAAATCGCTCCGTCCCAGGCCGCCGGCACTCCGCCGCGCGCGCACCCGCCGTCCGGCGTCACCAGCGCCCCGCGGGTCATTCAGACGAGGAATGCCGAGGATCCGGCGCTGCGCACGTGGATCGTGCTGGCGCGCGCCTACCACACGATCGTGCGCGCCGTGTCGCGCGACGTCAGCCGCCACCGCCTAACGCTGGGACAGTTCGCGGTGATGGAGGCCCTGTATCACAAGGGCGCGCTTCCGTTAGGCAGAGTGGGATCGCTGCTGCTCGTCACCGCGGGCAACATCACCTATGTGGTGGACCAGCTCGAACGGCGCGGCCTCGTGCGCCGCGAGCGGCGGCACGGCGACCGCCGAGTGGTGTACGCCGCGCTCACCGCCAAGGGCAGGGCGTTCATCGACGAGATCTTCCCGTCACACGCCCGCTACATCGCCGAATTGTTCGACACGCTTCCCCCCGACGAGCAGAACCAGCTCCGTCGCCTGCTCAAAAAAGTCGGCTTCGCCGTGGCCGAGCTCGAGGGCGACGGGAAATCCGACTGA
- a CDS encoding M28 family peptidase, which produces MRFVAAFALAIAAAAPAAAQRITPNEIDGDLRFLASDLLEGRAPATRGGELATAYIASQLRSAGIEPAVNGSYFQRVPIDVVTVDSSSMRVTASGKAAGQLRFPDDVVIWAGSAVPSSAAHAEIVFAGYGVTSPEYKWDDFKDVDVKGKILLVLVNDPPATAKEPTLFGGKAMTYYGRWTYKFEEAERRGAVGALVVHTTATASYPWHTVIASWATPQRMLPRDASAPPPLGFRGWITDSAATALLAHAGLDLAALRRQADTRAFRPVNTGITLDVAFKSTVQHLESKNVVGVIRGRGKSLAHQYVALSAHWDHFGIGPKVDGDSIYNGAVDNASGVSTLLAVARAAAHAPPMRRSLVFVFVTAEEAGLLGSQWFAEHPTMRDGDIVADLNMDVVTVLGRVRDLNVLGADKSTLGPMLAHLIAPNGLRIDPDAHPEAGHFYRSDHFSFAKAGIPAVSIGAGTDYVGRPKGWGVQQEDDYTAHRYHQPADNYSPDFDLSGAAQIGDIVLRFATALANSPVLPSWNANAEFKADKPRTLPE; this is translated from the coding sequence ATGCGCTTCGTCGCTGCCTTCGCGCTTGCCATTGCCGCCGCCGCCCCGGCCGCCGCCCAACGGATCACGCCCAACGAGATCGACGGCGATCTCCGCTTCCTCGCATCCGATCTGCTCGAGGGCCGCGCGCCGGCCACGCGAGGCGGCGAGCTGGCCACCGCGTACATCGCGTCGCAGCTGCGGTCAGCCGGGATCGAGCCCGCGGTGAACGGATCCTACTTTCAACGTGTCCCGATCGACGTCGTCACTGTCGACTCGTCGTCGATGCGCGTGACGGCGTCCGGCAAAGCCGCGGGACAACTCCGATTTCCCGATGACGTCGTCATCTGGGCCGGGTCCGCCGTCCCGTCGAGCGCCGCGCACGCCGAAATCGTGTTCGCCGGATACGGCGTCACGTCGCCCGAATACAAGTGGGACGACTTCAAGGACGTGGATGTCAAAGGCAAGATCCTGCTCGTGCTGGTGAACGACCCGCCCGCCACGGCGAAAGAGCCCACGTTGTTCGGCGGAAAGGCCATGACCTACTATGGGCGGTGGACGTACAAGTTCGAGGAAGCGGAGCGGCGTGGGGCGGTTGGCGCACTCGTCGTGCACACGACGGCCACGGCGAGCTATCCGTGGCACACGGTGATCGCGTCGTGGGCGACCCCGCAGCGGATGCTGCCGCGCGATGCGTCGGCGCCGCCTCCGTTAGGCTTTCGGGGCTGGATCACCGACTCGGCCGCCACGGCGCTGCTCGCCCACGCCGGCCTCGACCTGGCGGCGCTGCGCAGGCAGGCGGACACGCGAGCGTTTCGCCCGGTGAACACCGGCATTACGCTCGATGTCGCCTTCAAGAGCACCGTGCAGCATCTCGAGAGCAAGAACGTCGTCGGCGTGATCCGCGGACGCGGCAAATCGCTCGCACACCAGTACGTGGCGCTCAGCGCGCACTGGGATCACTTCGGCATCGGTCCCAAGGTGGACGGAGACTCGATTTACAACGGCGCCGTAGACAACGCGTCGGGCGTGTCGACGCTGCTCGCCGTCGCACGCGCGGCAGCGCACGCACCACCGATGCGCCGGTCGCTGGTGTTCGTGTTCGTGACTGCTGAAGAGGCCGGACTGCTCGGCTCCCAGTGGTTCGCCGAGCATCCGACGATGCGCGACGGCGACATCGTCGCCGACCTCAACATGGATGTCGTGACCGTGCTGGGACGGGTGCGCGACCTCAACGTGCTCGGCGCCGACAAATCGACGCTCGGGCCGATGCTGGCGCACCTGATCGCGCCTAACGGACTGCGGATCGATCCCGATGCGCATCCCGAAGCCGGGCATTTCTATCGGTCGGATCACTTCTCGTTCGCCAAGGCCGGCATCCCCGCGGTATCGATCGGCGCGGGCACCGATTATGTCGGACGGCCGAAAGGCTGGGGCGTGCAGCAGGAGGACGATTACACCGCGCATCGCTATCATCAGCCGGCGGACAACTACAGTCCCGATTTCGATCTGAGCGGCGCCGCGCAGATCGGCGACATCGTGCTGCGCTTCGCCACCGCGCTCGCCAACTCGCCGGTGCTTCCGTCGTGGAACGCCAACGCCGAGTTCAAGGCGGACAAGCCGCGGACGCTGCCGGAATGA
- a CDS encoding pseudouridine-5'-phosphate glycosidase gives MTTPVRVSPAVAAALRDGRPVVALESSVFAQGLPQPENREAARRMLAAVRARGAEPAITAVAAGTPVVGLADDDLERFLARDGVRKVSARDLAPAAAAGVDGATTVAGSLVLARASRIDVLATGGIGGVHRVPPATAHVALMVRDESADLVELARTPMIVVCAGAKSVLDLPATMERLESLGVAVVGYRVGELPGFLTSGTGISLSWRMESAAEVAAAWRVQRSLGQMQAMLVVQPPPASCALPRALVDAAVEQALEAAARAKVAGAALTPWLLGRLEQETEGASLAANVALLESNAALAAEIAVEVATDVEIVRARA, from the coding sequence GTGACGACGCCAGTGCGCGTCTCGCCTGCGGTCGCCGCTGCCCTACGCGACGGCCGGCCGGTCGTCGCGCTCGAGAGCTCGGTGTTCGCGCAGGGACTGCCGCAACCGGAAAATCGCGAGGCGGCGCGACGCATGCTGGCGGCCGTTCGCGCGCGCGGCGCGGAGCCCGCAATCACGGCGGTTGCCGCCGGCACGCCGGTCGTTGGGCTCGCGGACGATGATCTCGAGCGGTTCCTGGCGCGCGATGGCGTGCGCAAGGTTTCCGCCCGGGACCTTGCACCGGCTGCCGCGGCCGGCGTGGACGGTGCGACGACCGTTGCCGGATCTCTCGTGCTCGCTCGCGCCTCACGCATCGACGTGCTGGCCACCGGCGGGATTGGAGGAGTGCACCGCGTGCCTCCGGCAACAGCGCACGTCGCGCTCATGGTGCGGGATGAATCCGCCGATCTCGTTGAGCTCGCTCGAACGCCAATGATCGTCGTGTGCGCCGGAGCCAAGTCCGTACTCGACCTTCCGGCGACCATGGAACGTCTCGAATCGCTTGGCGTCGCTGTGGTCGGTTACCGTGTCGGAGAGCTGCCGGGGTTTCTCACGAGCGGTACAGGCATTTCATTGTCGTGGCGGATGGAATCTGCAGCCGAGGTCGCCGCGGCGTGGCGGGTGCAGCGCTCGCTCGGGCAGATGCAGGCGATGCTCGTCGTTCAACCGCCGCCGGCGTCCTGTGCGCTGCCGCGCGCGCTGGTGGACGCGGCTGTGGAGCAGGCACTGGAAGCGGCGGCCCGTGCGAAGGTCGCCGGTGCAGCGCTCACCCCGTGGCTGTTGGGTCGTTTGGAGCAAGAGACGGAAGGCGCGTCGCTGGCCGCGAACGTCGCGCTGCTCGAATCGAATGCGGCGTTGGCCGCGGAGATTGCTGTGGAGGTGGCGACAGATGTCGAAATCGTGCGTGCGCGGGCGTAA
- a CDS encoding tetratricopeptide repeat protein, which produces MPTPFLSSEEYDERAHQLYNDGQYDEALEVLREGLALYPNSVELHIGVGYARLARDEFAWARQSFEKALVLDPDHEDAIAGLGETLLKFGARDQALDRFRRILELGYADDIDLVLQIGRALFREDLIAEARDFFEIAAREASEMAEAAACLGYVRHRGGDDEGAITALRRALQLDDDHAEARIYLANILYDRGDYEASLSQLERTEPDDHWEELGIWRLIELKKSIYRLTDSDPELAPWEDRLAELAGEPDDIDEMLSEIETRVNEEEAARERGQLELFGAMLSDLAGQKLSDTLEHRILLNDGRIYVGSWDRIVRAMRDANKAMTGRSVQEFMATEASRGYSITGVKIPIGDAESFIRGSANAGLLRIVR; this is translated from the coding sequence ATGCCTACCCCATTTCTGAGTTCTGAAGAATACGACGAGCGCGCGCATCAACTCTATAACGACGGGCAGTACGACGAAGCGCTCGAGGTGTTGCGCGAAGGACTCGCGCTGTATCCGAACTCAGTCGAATTGCACATTGGGGTTGGCTACGCTCGCCTGGCACGGGATGAGTTTGCCTGGGCCCGGCAGAGTTTCGAGAAGGCGCTGGTGCTGGATCCGGACCACGAGGATGCGATCGCCGGACTCGGCGAGACGCTGCTCAAGTTCGGCGCGCGCGACCAGGCGCTGGATCGCTTTCGCCGCATCCTCGAGCTTGGCTATGCCGACGACATCGATCTCGTGCTGCAGATCGGCCGCGCGCTCTTTCGTGAGGACCTGATCGCGGAAGCGCGCGACTTCTTCGAGATTGCGGCGCGGGAGGCGAGCGAGATGGCCGAGGCCGCCGCCTGCCTCGGTTACGTTAGGCATCGCGGCGGCGATGACGAAGGCGCGATCACCGCGCTCAGGCGCGCGCTGCAGCTGGATGATGACCACGCCGAAGCGCGCATCTATCTGGCCAACATTCTGTACGACCGCGGCGACTACGAGGCCTCCCTCTCGCAGCTCGAGCGCACCGAGCCCGACGACCATTGGGAAGAGCTCGGCATCTGGCGGTTGATCGAGCTCAAGAAATCGATCTACCGCCTAACGGACAGCGACCCCGAGCTCGCGCCGTGGGAAGACCGGCTGGCGGAGCTCGCCGGCGAGCCCGACGACATCGACGAGATGCTGTCGGAAATCGAGACGCGCGTGAACGAAGAGGAAGCAGCGCGCGAGCGCGGCCAACTGGAATTGTTCGGCGCCATGTTGTCGGATCTCGCAGGGCAGAAGCTGTCGGACACGCTCGAGCACCGCATCCTGCTCAACGACGGACGCATCTACGTCGGCAGCTGGGATCGCATCGTGCGCGCCATGCGCGACGCGAACAAGGCGATGACGGGCCGGTCGGTGCAGGAGTTCATGGCCACCGAGGCGAGCCGCGGATATTCGATCACCGGCGTGAAGATTCCGATCGGAGACGCCGAAAGCTTCATTCGCGGCAGCGCAAACGCGGGACTGCTGCGCATCGTGCGGTGA
- a CDS encoding tetratricopeptide repeat protein, translating into MTDPSSASRGAVHALEAVRPAVERLSPSRSSEDNASDLTAICAGVELALGALLGRTDLSGQALVREARQRESISLEQGHAALEMFSVRDRVSGSSQVDAADLDVARQAYEALAHGFRPAAAEPAVVPGAPSEPPVAVPSGIPLGIPPAESIGAPSDTSIDPVRGAAPNHGPLIVAAIIAVLVLLGVYYLIGRREPTALEAGQAAFAAGQRDSAVASFARAARDEPRSPLPHLYLARIARENGDYATAGKELNAAIQLDPAGAAGQRELGAFFLARGASFAAQRRPDLATQDYEAARRAYVRVIQANPADSASEGYLACALARLGRADEAATWLKRAGPGPWATCAASLGTQ; encoded by the coding sequence GTGACGGATCCGTCGTCCGCCTCGCGGGGCGCCGTACACGCGCTCGAGGCGGTTCGGCCGGCGGTCGAGCGGCTCTCGCCGAGCCGGTCATCCGAGGACAACGCATCCGATCTCACTGCCATCTGCGCCGGCGTCGAGTTGGCGCTTGGCGCGTTGCTCGGTCGCACCGACCTCTCGGGCCAGGCGCTGGTGCGGGAGGCGAGACAGCGCGAATCGATCTCGCTCGAGCAGGGGCATGCCGCGCTCGAGATGTTCTCGGTGCGCGATCGGGTGAGCGGGTCGAGCCAGGTGGACGCGGCCGACCTGGACGTCGCGCGCCAGGCGTACGAGGCGCTCGCGCACGGCTTCCGGCCGGCGGCGGCCGAACCCGCTGTGGTGCCGGGCGCGCCAAGCGAGCCGCCGGTCGCGGTGCCGTCGGGCATTCCGTTAGGCATCCCGCCGGCCGAATCGATCGGCGCGCCGTCCGATACGAGCATCGACCCCGTCCGCGGAGCGGCGCCGAACCATGGGCCGCTGATCGTGGCGGCCATCATCGCGGTGCTGGTGCTGCTGGGTGTGTATTACCTGATTGGACGGCGCGAGCCCACGGCGCTCGAGGCCGGCCAGGCCGCCTTCGCGGCCGGCCAGCGCGACTCGGCCGTCGCGTCGTTCGCGCGCGCGGCGCGCGATGAGCCGCGCTCGCCGCTGCCGCACCTGTACCTGGCCCGCATCGCTCGCGAGAACGGCGACTACGCCACCGCCGGCAAGGAGCTCAACGCCGCGATCCAGCTCGACCCGGCGGGCGCCGCCGGCCAGCGCGAGTTAGGCGCGTTCTTTTTGGCGCGCGGCGCGTCGTTCGCCGCGCAGCGGCGGCCGGACCTCGCCACCCAGGATTACGAGGCCGCGCGCCGCGCGTACGTGCGCGTGATCCAGGCGAACCCGGCCGACTCCGCCTCCGAAGGCTACCTCGCGTGCGCCCTCGCCCGGCTCGGCCGCGCCGACGAAGCCGCGACGTGGCTCAAGCGCGCGGGGCCGGGCCCGTGGGCCACCTGCGCCGCATCGTTAGGCACGCAGTGA